One Bradyrhizobium sp. ISRA464 genomic window carries:
- a CDS encoding gluconate 2-dehydrogenase subunit 3 family protein — protein MTNDQSNKTFHPNRRGFLGGAAATGAASLAPGVLIGTTAATAALAEASELVSSQPVDASANTIAAKLPSPMPGYLSFGPDEAGFVEAMVNVMCPADALTPNGVDCGLAVYVDRQLAGGFGKGARLYMRGPWLQGAPELGYQLPLTPEQFFKVGLAAADTACQKQYGKRFSEMDERGADKFLQELSGGKVTDERVPLGLWFNKLVYPLFVEACFADPIYGGNVGKVFWKAIGYPGLPALHAQNMIDFRGKPFPGAADPKSVADFA, from the coding sequence ATGACCAATGATCAGAGCAACAAAACCTTCCATCCGAATCGTCGAGGTTTTCTCGGGGGTGCCGCTGCCACGGGCGCTGCTTCGCTGGCTCCGGGTGTTCTGATAGGAACCACCGCGGCAACCGCAGCTCTCGCGGAAGCATCCGAACTGGTCTCCTCCCAGCCGGTGGATGCTTCTGCGAATACTATCGCTGCCAAGCTGCCGTCACCCATGCCCGGTTATCTGTCTTTCGGCCCGGACGAAGCAGGTTTCGTCGAAGCAATGGTCAACGTGATGTGTCCGGCCGACGCGCTGACGCCGAACGGGGTCGATTGCGGGCTTGCGGTTTATGTCGACCGACAGCTCGCCGGCGGTTTCGGCAAGGGCGCGCGGCTTTATATGCGCGGCCCTTGGCTGCAAGGCGCACCCGAGCTCGGCTATCAGTTGCCGCTCACGCCCGAACAGTTCTTCAAGGTAGGTCTCGCCGCCGCAGATACGGCCTGCCAAAAACAGTACGGCAAGCGTTTCAGTGAAATGGACGAGAGAGGTGCGGACAAATTTCTTCAAGAGCTGTCTGGCGGCAAGGTGACGGACGAGCGCGTACCACTCGGCTTGTGGTTCAACAAACTCGTCTACCCGCTGTTCGTTGAGGCCTGTTTCGCCGACCCGATCTACGGCGGTAATGTCGGCAAGGTGTTCTGGAAGGCGATTGGCTATCCAGGTCTCCCCGCGCTTCACGCGCAAAACATGATTGATTTCCGTGGCAAGCCCTTCCCTGGTGCGGCCGATCCGAAATCCGTCGCCGACTTCGCCTGA
- a CDS encoding N-acetyltransferase, whose product MPLDDSALAVAYYKVKDGRVVLLHTEVPHELSGLGFGSRLAHGVFRSVATGRVIAKCPSCLPTRPGATSTERSSMADRGPTGRARTTLLTMIPSAYRMHVQREFLISSAASDSEVHWAGRAHEVASTRIKTIAPSRAGSKGDHYEITEDCRLGCHGFAGHGRRGCARADQRSGLAGPTANAPGRLSSG is encoded by the coding sequence ATGCCCCTCGACGACAGCGCGCTCGCAGTCGCCTACTACAAGGTCAAAGACGGTCGCGTCGTCCTGCTCCACACAGAGGTGCCACATGAGCTATCCGGCCTAGGGTTCGGATCGAGGCTGGCGCACGGCGTTTTTCGGAGCGTTGCGACGGGAAGAGTGATCGCGAAGTGCCCCTCATGTCTCCCTACGCGGCCCGGCGCCACAAGTACGGAGCGCTCCTCGATGGCTGACCGCGGACCGACGGGACGCGCGCGCACAACGCTTTTGACGATGATACCCTCTGCCTATCGAATGCATGTCCAAAGGGAATTTCTAATTTCGTCAGCTGCGTCCGATTCTGAGGTCCACTGGGCCGGGCGAGCACACGAGGTCGCCTCGACAAGGATCAAGACTATTGCGCCGAGCCGCGCGGGCAGCAAAGGGGACCACTATGAAATTACCGAGGACTGTCGGCTTGGCTGTCATGGTTTCGCTGGTCACGGCCGCCGTGGCTGCGCTCGCGCAGATCAGCGGAGCGGCTTAGCCGGGCCGACAGCGAACGCGCCAGGCAGACTGAGCTCCGGATGA
- a CDS encoding peroxiredoxin-like family protein: MPSQTDKTLFQIRAELLTTFSAADWESYNHLVGWLRDTDVASHALKVGDDAPDFLLPDADGRLHSSEQLRRNGPLVLSFFRGGWCPFCTAELCALQAAKDEFESVGATLAVVTPETRDFPRQLKRSLGLDLKVLSDVDYGVALSYGVLFRVPDETKVHYSGLGFDFGARHGSPIWMLPIPATYVIDAEGRIRSAFVEPDFTIREEPAQILASLRQVASTS; encoded by the coding sequence ATGCCAAGCCAGACCGACAAGACACTCTTCCAGATTCGCGCCGAGCTGTTGACGACGTTCAGCGCCGCGGATTGGGAGTCATACAACCACCTCGTGGGCTGGCTCCGCGACACAGACGTAGCATCGCACGCGTTGAAGGTCGGAGACGACGCGCCGGACTTCCTCCTACCGGACGCCGACGGCCGTCTCCACTCCTCCGAACAGCTGCGCCGCAACGGACCCCTGGTCCTGAGTTTCTTTCGAGGCGGCTGGTGTCCGTTCTGCACCGCTGAGCTGTGCGCCCTCCAGGCCGCGAAGGACGAGTTCGAGAGCGTCGGCGCGACCCTCGCAGTCGTGACGCCCGAGACGAGGGACTTCCCGCGGCAACTCAAGCGGAGCCTGGGCTTGGACCTGAAGGTGCTCTCCGATGTCGACTACGGCGTTGCCTTGTCGTATGGCGTGCTGTTCCGGGTGCCCGACGAGACCAAAGTGCATTATTCCGGGCTGGGCTTCGACTTCGGCGCTCGGCACGGGTCGCCGATCTGGATGCTGCCCATTCCCGCGACCTACGTGATCGACGCAGAAGGCCGCATCCGCAGCGCGTTCGTCGAACCCGACTTCACGATACGAGAGGAGCCGGCGCAAATCTTGGCCTCGTTGCGCCAGGTCGCTTCCACGTCTTAG
- a CDS encoding LysR family transcriptional regulator, whose protein sequence is MELHQIRYFLAVASTLNFTRAAEQCNVTQPALTKGVQKLEQELGGQLIYRERRLTQLTDLGKEVLPMLERTLASAEAVRRRAQEFQRKEVAPLKIGLAPSISASLVLDPIAEIAKFVPGFQVELREGATEKLVDLLLEGEINAAMVGDVQDMPARIDDWSLFEERYVALIAPTHKLANRPTIGIDDLRETVLLERVGCDVAPKIQRSYFPEEPPHFGHCSSYDLHLQHMAAAGFGVMLAPEHMPRLPTLKIIPLEGNPISREVRLLAVQGRRYSPALDAFVKVARLRDWSVEVPYWGIPHATLPETASATA, encoded by the coding sequence ATGGAGCTTCATCAAATTCGCTACTTTCTCGCTGTCGCGTCTACACTCAACTTCACCCGCGCGGCCGAGCAGTGCAATGTCACGCAGCCTGCGCTGACCAAGGGGGTGCAGAAGCTCGAGCAGGAGCTCGGCGGCCAGTTGATCTACCGCGAGCGCAGGCTGACGCAGCTAACCGACCTCGGAAAGGAAGTCCTTCCGATGCTGGAGCGCACACTGGCCTCGGCGGAGGCGGTACGTCGCCGAGCCCAGGAGTTCCAACGCAAGGAGGTCGCGCCGCTGAAGATCGGCCTCGCTCCATCCATCTCGGCGTCGCTCGTCCTCGATCCGATCGCGGAGATCGCAAAGTTCGTCCCCGGATTTCAGGTCGAGCTGCGTGAGGGCGCGACGGAGAAGCTCGTCGACCTCTTACTTGAGGGGGAGATCAACGCCGCAATGGTCGGGGATGTGCAAGACATGCCTGCCCGCATCGACGACTGGTCGCTGTTCGAGGAGCGCTACGTCGCGCTTATCGCGCCGACACACAAGCTCGCAAACCGTCCCACGATCGGCATCGACGACCTCCGCGAGACCGTCCTGCTAGAGCGTGTCGGATGCGACGTCGCCCCGAAGATCCAGCGGTCGTATTTCCCCGAGGAGCCGCCCCACTTTGGCCACTGCAGCAGTTACGACTTGCACCTACAGCATATGGCCGCGGCCGGCTTCGGCGTGATGCTCGCGCCCGAGCACATGCCGCGCCTTCCAACGCTCAAAATCATTCCGCTCGAAGGCAACCCGATTTCGCGGGAGGTGCGGCTGCTGGCTGTGCAGGGGCGCCGCTACTCCCCGGCGCTGGACGCTTTCGTCAAGGTCGCCCGGCTTCGCGATTGGTCGGTCGAAGTCCCCTACTGGGGCATACCGCACGCTACGCTTCCGGAGACGGCGAGCGCGACCGCATGA
- a CDS encoding winged helix-turn-helix domain-containing protein: MQSGADDDAEVFEFGPFRLIAAERLLVKKGEPVAVGGRALDILIALIRRAGDVVSHRELVKRAWPDVVVEGSSLRVHVAGLRKALGDGRGGARYITNIPGRGYCFVAPVQSAALSQPSAGASIERVKLQALPPRLQRMIGRDETVGILRSELTLRRFVSIVGPGGVGKTTVAVAVAHAMTTDFHNAVYLIDLSALRNGALIVSTVASAIGCLDRTQDSLPRLLAFLADKKALLVLDSCEHVVEPVATFAESVFRSTPLVHILATTREALRVEGENIYPLPPLDSPSDETTLTAAKALASPAAQLFMDRAAAGGYRQELSDEEAPVIASICRQLDGMPLAIELTASRTSAYGIKGLAQLIGERLMLLWPGRRGVPRHQTLLAMLDWSYDLLSEQEQTVLCTLSVFVGAFSIEMAQAIAFELDRGEFHIEHFITGLVEKSLISISRTEGAWSYRLLDMTRAYAAIKLKRRGTENAVARRHALYFAERLGSIRANISMNRDLTAYSRQIGNIRAALEWSFSTSGDRTVGVALAAGAVPLFLSMSMLIECRRWSLQTIEALNDEDRGTKLELALQLSLAISSTYVHGNSKEVETALQRGLCLAESLGDVDSQLELLAGLNLYRARLADFRGSLAAAERYASLARKFGGPRETVMAEWMLGASYHLVGEQSAAQQSYESGFARAADSGVSEVHSFGYNHYVRALIGYSRTLWDRGLSDRAAQFGHKAIEFAARQGHPVTLCISLLYATQVFLWRGDRQVAEELIERLIAYAATYSLTPYHAGGLGLRGELMFTRGETQRGIDDLRSALSTLRTERQYILSSAFSRALAEALARTGQVTEAATIIDATVADAMRGIGTFELPDILRARAAVLLAASPANSLAAEASLKDSLDCARQQSALGWELRSILALSRLWANQGRVDQARAILSEVYGRFTEGFGTADLIMAKNQLDEFATRPPHS, from the coding sequence TTGCAGTCGGGAGCAGACGACGACGCCGAAGTGTTTGAGTTCGGTCCGTTTCGCCTGATCGCAGCCGAGAGATTGTTGGTGAAAAAGGGTGAGCCGGTGGCGGTGGGCGGCCGTGCTCTCGACATCCTGATCGCTCTGATCCGGCGCGCCGGCGACGTGGTGAGTCACAGGGAGCTGGTCAAGCGGGCTTGGCCGGATGTTGTCGTCGAGGGATCCAGTCTTCGGGTCCATGTCGCAGGACTCCGCAAGGCGCTCGGTGATGGTCGAGGCGGCGCCCGCTATATCACCAACATTCCGGGCCGAGGCTATTGCTTTGTTGCGCCGGTCCAGAGCGCGGCACTATCGCAGCCCTCCGCTGGCGCCTCGATTGAGCGAGTCAAGCTCCAGGCGCTCCCGCCGCGCTTGCAACGGATGATTGGCCGAGACGAAACTGTTGGAATCCTGCGCTCGGAGCTTACGTTGAGGAGGTTCGTCAGCATTGTCGGACCTGGCGGTGTCGGCAAGACCACTGTCGCGGTCGCCGTCGCGCATGCAATGACAACCGATTTCCACAACGCCGTCTACCTTATCGATCTCAGCGCGCTCCGGAATGGTGCACTGATTGTTTCCACGGTAGCGTCAGCCATCGGGTGTCTCGATCGGACTCAGGATTCGCTGCCACGTCTCTTGGCATTCCTTGCCGACAAGAAGGCCCTGCTGGTTCTCGATAGCTGTGAGCACGTGGTTGAACCGGTCGCGACGTTCGCCGAAAGTGTTTTTCGCAGCACCCCGCTTGTACACATCCTCGCAACCACCCGGGAGGCCCTACGGGTCGAGGGTGAGAACATCTATCCCCTGCCGCCCCTCGACAGTCCATCCGACGAGACTACTCTGACTGCAGCCAAGGCTCTCGCCTCTCCCGCTGCTCAGCTCTTCATGGACCGCGCCGCCGCCGGGGGATATCGGCAGGAGCTCAGCGACGAGGAAGCGCCCGTCATAGCCAGCATTTGCCGTCAGCTGGACGGGATGCCTTTAGCTATAGAACTGACGGCGAGCAGGACCAGCGCTTACGGCATTAAGGGCCTGGCACAGCTGATTGGCGAGCGCTTGATGCTGCTTTGGCCGGGGCGGCGTGGCGTGCCGCGACACCAAACGCTGCTGGCCATGCTCGACTGGAGCTATGATCTCCTTTCCGAGCAAGAGCAAACAGTCCTATGTACATTGTCCGTCTTTGTCGGCGCATTCTCGATAGAGATGGCGCAAGCTATAGCGTTCGAGCTTGATCGCGGCGAGTTTCATATCGAGCATTTCATTACCGGCCTGGTCGAGAAGTCGCTGATCTCTATCTCGCGAACGGAAGGCGCATGGTCATACCGGCTCCTTGACATGACGCGGGCTTACGCCGCGATCAAATTGAAAAGACGGGGAACGGAAAATGCGGTCGCGAGGCGGCACGCGCTCTATTTCGCCGAGCGTCTCGGAAGCATTCGAGCCAACATATCAATGAATCGCGACCTCACCGCCTACTCGCGCCAGATCGGCAATATCAGGGCAGCCCTCGAATGGAGCTTCTCGACATCGGGCGACCGCACCGTCGGGGTTGCGTTGGCCGCCGGTGCAGTGCCGTTGTTTCTCAGCATGTCGATGCTCATCGAGTGCCGGCGTTGGTCTCTGCAAACGATCGAAGCACTGAACGACGAAGATCGCGGAACAAAGCTTGAGCTCGCGCTGCAACTTTCGTTGGCGATATCCTCGACTTATGTTCACGGCAATAGCAAGGAGGTGGAGACAGCCCTCCAACGCGGACTCTGTCTTGCAGAGTCCTTGGGAGATGTCGACTCTCAGCTGGAATTGCTGGCCGGTCTCAATCTGTACCGGGCTCGGCTCGCCGATTTTCGCGGCTCGTTGGCCGCGGCGGAGCGCTATGCGTCGTTGGCGAGGAAATTTGGCGGGCCACGAGAGACCGTGATGGCAGAGTGGATGCTGGGGGCGAGTTATCACCTCGTAGGAGAGCAAAGCGCCGCGCAGCAAAGCTACGAGAGCGGTTTTGCGCGCGCAGCAGATTCCGGAGTAAGCGAGGTCCACTCCTTCGGATACAATCACTATGTAAGAGCCTTAATCGGCTACTCCCGGACATTGTGGGATCGGGGTCTCTCGGATCGAGCCGCTCAATTCGGACATAAGGCAATTGAGTTCGCTGCAAGACAAGGACATCCGGTCACGCTCTGCATTTCCCTTCTCTATGCCACTCAGGTGTTCCTATGGCGGGGCGACCGGCAAGTGGCAGAAGAGCTCATAGAGCGGCTTATCGCCTATGCGGCCACGTACTCACTCACGCCTTATCATGCTGGCGGGCTCGGTTTGCGAGGAGAGCTTATGTTCACGAGGGGCGAAACGCAGCGCGGCATCGACGACTTGCGCAGTGCGCTCTCGACCCTGCGAACCGAGCGGCAATACATACTCTCATCCGCATTTTCTCGTGCGTTGGCCGAAGCTCTGGCTAGAACCGGACAGGTGACGGAAGCGGCGACCATCATCGATGCGACTGTCGCTGACGCCATGCGCGGCATCGGAACATTTGAACTGCCCGACATACTACGGGCTCGAGCGGCGGT